A portion of the Pseudomonas synxantha BG33R genome contains these proteins:
- a CDS encoding acyl-CoA dehydrogenase produces the protein MAGKASFNWIDPLLLDQQLTEEERMVRDSAEQFAQDKLAPRVLEAFRHEKTDPAIFREMGETGLLGAMIPEQYGGSGLNYVSYGLIAREVERVDSGYRSMMSVQSSLVMVPINEFGTEAQKQKYLPKLASGEWIGCFGLTEPNHGSDPGAMITRARKVDGGYSLTGAKMWITNSPIADVFVVWGKDDAGDIRGFVLEKGWKGLSAPAIHGKVGLRASITGEIVMDNVFVPDENIFPDVRGLKGPFTCLNSARYGISWGALGAAEFCWHTARQYTLDRQQFGRPLAATQLIQKKLADMQTEITLALQGCLRLGRMKDEGTAAVEITSIMKRNSCGKSLDIARMARDMLGGNGISDEFGVARHLVNLEVVNTYEGTHDVHALILGRAQTGLQAFY, from the coding sequence ATGGCTGGCAAGGCAAGCTTCAACTGGATCGATCCACTGCTGCTGGATCAACAGCTCACTGAAGAGGAGCGCATGGTGCGTGACAGTGCCGAGCAGTTTGCTCAGGACAAGTTGGCCCCTCGCGTGCTCGAAGCCTTCCGTCATGAAAAGACTGATCCCGCTATCTTCCGTGAGATGGGAGAAACCGGTTTGCTGGGCGCGATGATTCCGGAGCAATACGGTGGCAGCGGCTTGAACTACGTCAGCTACGGGCTGATTGCGCGTGAGGTGGAGCGTGTCGACTCCGGCTATCGTTCGATGATGAGTGTTCAGTCGTCACTGGTCATGGTGCCGATCAATGAGTTCGGCACCGAGGCGCAAAAACAAAAATACTTGCCGAAATTGGCGTCCGGCGAATGGATTGGCTGTTTCGGGCTCACCGAACCCAACCATGGTTCTGATCCGGGCGCGATGATTACCCGTGCGCGAAAGGTAGATGGCGGCTACAGCCTGACCGGCGCGAAGATGTGGATCACCAACAGCCCGATAGCCGACGTGTTTGTGGTGTGGGGCAAAGATGATGCAGGCGATATCCGTGGTTTCGTCCTGGAAAAAGGTTGGAAGGGCCTTAGCGCCCCGGCGATTCACGGCAAGGTCGGCTTGCGAGCGTCCATTACCGGCGAAATTGTCATGGATAACGTGTTTGTGCCGGACGAGAACATTTTTCCGGATGTACGTGGCTTGAAGGGGCCTTTTACTTGCCTGAATTCGGCGCGCTACGGTATCTCCTGGGGGGCGTTGGGGGCTGCTGAGTTCTGCTGGCATACCGCGCGTCAGTACACCCTGGATCGTCAGCAGTTTGGTCGGCCATTGGCCGCAACGCAGTTGATCCAGAAGAAGCTGGCCGATATGCAGACCGAGATCACCTTGGCTCTGCAAGGGTGCCTACGTCTGGGGCGGATGAAAGACGAGGGGACCGCAGCGGTCGAGATTACATCGATCATGAAGCGTAACTCGTGTGGCAAGTCCCTGGACATCGCCCGCATGGCCCGCGATATGTTGGGCGGCAACGGCATCTCCGACGAGTTCGGGGTGGCGCGCCACCTGGTCAACCTCGAAGTGGTCAATACCTATGAGGGAACCCACGACGTGCATGCCTTGATTCTTGGGCGCGCACAGACCGGTCTTCAGGCGTTCTATTAA
- a CDS encoding CaiB/BaiF CoA transferase family protein has product MGALSHLRVLDLSRVLAGPWSGQILADLGAEVIKVERPGSGDDTRAWGPPFLKDAYGENTSEAAYYLSANRNKESVTIDFTKPEGQKLVRDLAAKSDILIENFKVGGLAAYGLDYESLKEINPELIYCSITGFGQTGPYAARAGYDFMIQGLGGLMSLTGRPEGDEGAGPVKVGVALTDILTGLYSTVAILAALAHRDHDGGGQHIDMALLDVQVACLANQAMNYLTTGVSPKRLGNAHPNIVPYQDFPTADGDFILTVGNDGQFRKFAEVAGQPQWGDDPRFATNQARVANRAALIPLIRQATVFKATAEWVSQLERVGVPCGPINDLAQVFSDPQVKARGLAMELPHALAGMVPQVASPIRLSKTPVEYRNAPPLLGEHTLQVLQGILGLGAANVAALKEAGIV; this is encoded by the coding sequence ATGGGCGCGCTTTCCCACCTGCGGGTACTGGATTTATCGCGTGTACTGGCGGGCCCTTGGTCCGGGCAGATTCTTGCGGACCTTGGGGCCGAGGTGATCAAGGTCGAAAGGCCAGGCAGCGGTGATGACACGCGCGCCTGGGGGCCGCCCTTCCTCAAGGACGCATACGGCGAAAATACCAGTGAGGCGGCGTACTATCTGTCCGCTAACCGAAATAAAGAATCGGTGACCATCGACTTCACTAAGCCTGAAGGGCAGAAACTGGTGCGTGATCTGGCGGCCAAGTCGGACATCCTGATCGAGAACTTCAAAGTCGGTGGTCTAGCGGCTTATGGGCTGGATTACGAGTCGCTCAAGGAGATAAATCCTGAGTTGATCTACTGCTCGATCACGGGCTTTGGGCAGACGGGGCCTTATGCAGCGCGTGCCGGCTACGACTTCATGATTCAAGGGCTGGGTGGGTTGATGAGCCTGACCGGCCGGCCTGAAGGTGATGAGGGCGCAGGACCGGTGAAAGTCGGTGTGGCATTGACCGATATTCTCACGGGGCTCTATTCGACCGTCGCGATCCTGGCAGCGTTGGCTCACCGCGATCATGATGGCGGTGGGCAACATATCGATATGGCGCTGCTGGATGTGCAGGTGGCTTGCCTGGCTAATCAGGCGATGAATTACCTGACCACCGGAGTGTCGCCAAAACGCCTGGGCAATGCGCATCCGAACATCGTGCCGTATCAGGATTTTCCTACGGCTGATGGTGATTTCATCCTGACGGTGGGTAATGACGGCCAGTTCCGCAAGTTCGCTGAAGTTGCTGGGCAGCCGCAATGGGGGGATGACCCGCGTTTCGCCACTAACCAGGCGCGAGTGGCCAACCGTGCTGCACTGATTCCGTTGATCCGCCAGGCGACTGTCTTCAAGGCAACGGCTGAGTGGGTGTCGCAATTGGAGAGAGTGGGCGTGCCCTGTGGACCGATCAATGATCTGGCGCAAGTTTTCTCCGATCCTCAGGTCAAGGCGCGCGGCCTGGCGATGGAGCTTCCCCATGCGCTGGCGGGGATGGTGCCTCAGGTGGCCAGCCCGATACGCTTGTCCAAGACGCCAGTGGAATATCGAAATGCACCACCTCTCCTGGGGGAGCACACGCTTCAGGTGCTGCAGGGGATTTTGGGGCTAGGGGCAGCTAATGTGGCTGCGTTGAAGGAGGCGGGTATCGTCTGA
- a CDS encoding methyl-accepting chemotaxis protein yields the protein MNLKFSHKILLAASGVVVLAFALFTLYNDYLQRSTIRQNLASSIEQSGELTASSVQNWLSGRILVLENLAQNVAHQGSAVDLPGLVDQPAFTSNFQFTYVGQTNGVFTQRPDAKMPDDYDPRQRPWYKQAVAADKTMLTPPYMAAVGGQIVTIAMPVKKNGELLGVVGGDLSLQTLVKIINSVDFGGIGHAFLVSGDGQVIVSPDQDQVMKNLKDIYPGTNVRIEKLNQDVVLNGQDRILSFTPISGLPGADWYIGLSIDKEKAYAPLGKFRTSALIAMLIAVVAIAVLLSLLIQVLLRPLTTMGVAMQDIAQGEGDLTRRLAVTSKDEFGEVGSAFNQFVERIHASISEVSSATRQVHDLSQRVMASSNASIIGSDEQSARTNSVAAAINELGAATQEIARNAADASQHASGASEQADDGRKVVEQTILAMSELSQKISLSCTQIETLNASTDNIGHILDVIKGISQQTNLLALNAAIEAARAGEAGRGFAVVADEVRNLAHRTQESAEEIHKMITSLQVGSREAVTTMNASQTSSEESVEVANQAGERLISVTQRIVEIDGMNQSVAAATEEQTAVVETLNVDINQINLLNQQGVANLNETLKDCDALSQQASRLKQLVDSFKI from the coding sequence ATGAATCTCAAGTTCAGTCATAAAATTCTGTTGGCCGCGTCAGGCGTCGTGGTTTTAGCCTTCGCGTTATTCACCCTCTACAACGACTACCTGCAACGCAGCACGATCAGGCAAAACCTGGCCTCGTCTATCGAGCAATCCGGCGAGCTTACCGCCAGCAGTGTGCAGAACTGGCTCAGTGGTCGCATCCTGGTCCTCGAGAACCTGGCGCAGAACGTTGCCCATCAAGGCAGTGCCGTCGATCTTCCCGGGTTGGTGGATCAGCCAGCGTTTACCTCCAACTTCCAGTTCACCTACGTGGGCCAAACCAATGGCGTATTTACACAACGCCCTGACGCGAAGATGCCTGACGACTATGACCCTCGTCAGCGCCCTTGGTACAAGCAGGCAGTAGCTGCAGACAAAACAATGCTTACCCCGCCTTATATGGCGGCTGTAGGCGGTCAGATCGTGACAATTGCCATGCCGGTGAAGAAGAACGGCGAACTGTTGGGTGTTGTTGGGGGTGACCTTAGCCTGCAAACCCTGGTGAAGATCATCAACTCGGTAGACTTCGGCGGCATTGGCCATGCGTTTCTGGTCAGTGGCGATGGTCAGGTCATCGTGAGCCCTGACCAGGACCAGGTGATGAAAAATCTCAAGGACATCTACCCTGGCACCAACGTGCGCATCGAGAAGCTCAACCAGGACGTTGTTCTCAATGGCCAGGATCGTATTCTTTCGTTCACGCCTATCAGCGGTTTGCCCGGCGCCGACTGGTACATCGGTCTATCCATTGATAAAGAAAAAGCCTACGCCCCGCTGGGCAAGTTCCGTACCTCGGCTTTGATTGCAATGCTGATCGCCGTTGTGGCCATTGCCGTGCTCTTGAGCCTGTTGATTCAAGTGTTGCTGCGTCCGTTGACCACCATGGGCGTCGCCATGCAAGACATCGCCCAAGGCGAAGGCGATTTGACCCGACGACTCGCAGTGACCAGCAAAGACGAATTCGGCGAAGTCGGCAGTGCATTCAATCAATTCGTCGAACGCATCCACGCCTCGATTTCCGAGGTGTCTTCGGCAACGCGTCAGGTGCATGATTTGTCCCAGCGCGTAATGGCATCGTCCAATGCTTCGATCATCGGTTCCGACGAACAGAGTGCGCGTACCAACAGCGTAGCTGCGGCCATCAACGAACTGGGCGCTGCCACCCAGGAAATCGCCCGCAATGCAGCAGATGCTTCGCAGCATGCCAGCGGTGCCAGCGAACAGGCTGACGATGGCCGCAAGGTGGTTGAGCAAACCATCCTGGCGATGTCAGAGCTGTCGCAGAAGATCAGTCTGTCCTGCACTCAGATCGAAACCCTTAACGCCAGTACCGACAACATCGGGCATATTCTGGATGTGATCAAAGGCATTTCCCAGCAGACCAACTTGCTCGCCCTCAATGCGGCAATTGAAGCCGCCCGTGCTGGCGAAGCCGGGCGTGGGTTCGCCGTAGTGGCAGATGAAGTGCGCAACCTGGCACACCGTACCCAAGAGTCGGCAGAGGAGATCCACAAGATGATCACTTCGTTGCAGGTGGGCTCGCGTGAAGCGGTGACCACCATGAATGCCAGCCAGACTTCCAGCGAAGAAAGCGTTGAAGTGGCCAACCAGGCGGGTGAGCGCCTGATCAGCGTGACGCAGCGTATCGTTGAGATTGATGGAATGAACCAGTCGGTTGCAGCTGCCACCGAAGAGCAGACCGCTGTTGTTGAAACCCTCAACGTCGACATCAACCAGATCAACCTGTTGAACCAGCAGGGTGTGGCCAACCTCAACGAGACGCTCAAAGACTGTGATGCACTGTCCCAGCAGGCCAGTCGATTGAAGCAATTGGTTGATAGCTTCAAGATCTGA
- a CDS encoding amino acid adenylation domain-containing protein yields MRRLKIAWSTSSKALDELKQVLEQYGHIAGAGSVDLIIEDGGQPLPPLPTDVPWISLRVGIGPLSEHGLPSLQLRCYDRERRLLAVQGVAEEPSGNGQRLHQQATHALVEWAAWLVCGFSRDPGYFSIAATANDWPEQGLQGLEAVAFMHRFNRTTDPALLRAAQMPMIEALQASLETFANRTALNIAGGMLTYQQLHRHAIAIQQRLLPLLGGVQAPRVIGVCLEKSTELYASILAVLGCGCVYLPLAPDHPVQRQRSMLESLQAFVLLDNGHHPLRDGFASLDVSQIAVHDVDAIQPLMRHHPLADEPCMALFTSGTTGQPKCVLLSHYNLAHFSAWLTTCVGLDQHSRVLQFSPLGFDSSLIDIFPALIAGAELIVPSADQRHDPHQLVELIRQQRISHGFLPPALLSILPLDKPLGLTHLLTGGDFCEPYVIEQLAGQCQLHNLYGPTETTVLATHRVFQQGDSHRNIGYPIANSQVLILDENLQPVDEQVTGDLYIAGPGVSLGYWNAPPQPDSPFVRLRLPNGQVLKAYRSGDLAKWTQDGIELGGRRDDQVKIRGFRVEPQEIEQCLRNSRLFRQVAVVIDPTHRVIGFAAQPEPGATLQSLKEHARQWLPVHMQPVAWSELACMPGTSNGKVDRKALLALPISTLAGATRNPVQTPLQEQLVDLWAELLALSAGEISIDDSFFNLGGHSILLSSLLLRLREQFGRSFCLSPFFETPTIRTLAALMDGGALPDTPTHRMEKDAARMLGIEVLPDTRMGDPRKAIVTGANSFVGVHIVQALLAGGALEVACLVRELPGHSAAARFTQALREYRLEHLDLSRVRVYAADMREPRLGLAGNVYDYLARHYGVLVHNAAQVNHVLDYASLARDNVEPVFECLRLCETHCKKVLNFISTLSACSSVDADGHVLESPAGRAQPLYVKNGYNLSKWVAERLLGRAVEQGAWVNIHRPGNISFNSQNGVCQPQKNRLMLMLKGSLQLGLVPRLEVNFDLMPVDFLAGFIAFHSAQFAFGRNVFNLHNPQPLSWDKYLDAFSQAGHAFDRVSVEDWQQALRTVGRDNALFGVLGFYLDELDEDIGDTSMIRYDNARWGLERMGMDYPSKSPALLRKGCDYLRAISFL; encoded by the coding sequence ATGCGGCGTTTAAAGATCGCGTGGAGTACCTCCAGCAAAGCCCTGGACGAGCTCAAGCAAGTGCTGGAGCAATACGGCCATATCGCAGGAGCAGGGTCTGTCGACCTGATAATCGAAGATGGGGGGCAGCCGCTGCCGCCATTGCCAACCGACGTGCCATGGATAAGCCTGCGCGTGGGTATCGGCCCGCTATCCGAGCACGGGCTGCCCTCGCTGCAGTTGCGCTGCTATGACCGCGAGCGCCGCCTGTTGGCTGTGCAGGGCGTCGCCGAGGAACCCAGCGGCAACGGCCAGCGATTACACCAGCAGGCAACGCACGCATTGGTGGAGTGGGCAGCTTGGTTGGTCTGTGGTTTTTCAAGGGATCCAGGTTATTTCTCTATAGCCGCTACCGCTAACGACTGGCCCGAACAGGGCCTGCAAGGGCTGGAAGCAGTGGCATTCATGCATCGGTTCAACCGCACGACAGACCCGGCCTTACTGCGGGCAGCCCAGATGCCCATGATTGAAGCGCTACAGGCCAGTCTTGAGACCTTCGCGAATCGAACAGCGTTGAATATCGCGGGGGGCATGCTGACTTATCAGCAACTTCATCGCCATGCCATAGCGATCCAGCAACGCCTGCTTCCCTTGCTGGGAGGCGTGCAAGCACCACGGGTGATCGGCGTGTGCCTGGAAAAATCCACCGAGCTGTATGCAAGTATTCTTGCGGTGCTGGGTTGCGGCTGTGTGTATTTGCCGTTGGCCCCGGATCACCCGGTGCAGCGTCAGCGCAGCATGTTGGAAAGCCTCCAGGCCTTTGTGCTGCTGGATAACGGTCATCATCCTTTGCGAGATGGCTTCGCGTCCCTTGATGTCAGCCAAATCGCTGTGCACGACGTCGACGCGATACAACCGCTGATGCGCCATCACCCCCTTGCCGACGAGCCTTGCATGGCCTTGTTCACGTCGGGGACCACCGGCCAGCCCAAGTGTGTACTCCTGAGCCACTACAATCTGGCGCATTTCAGCGCGTGGCTCACAACCTGTGTGGGGTTGGATCAACACAGTCGCGTCCTGCAGTTTTCGCCACTGGGCTTCGACTCGTCATTGATCGATATTTTCCCGGCCTTGATCGCCGGCGCTGAATTGATTGTCCCCAGCGCAGATCAACGTCACGACCCTCACCAACTGGTAGAGCTGATTCGCCAGCAACGCATCAGTCATGGATTTCTGCCACCGGCGCTGCTCAGCATTCTGCCGCTGGATAAGCCACTGGGCCTTACTCACTTGCTGACCGGCGGCGATTTCTGCGAGCCCTATGTGATCGAACAACTGGCGGGGCAATGCCAGTTGCATAACCTTTATGGGCCCACCGAGACCACGGTGTTGGCAACACACCGGGTATTCCAACAAGGTGATAGCCATCGCAACATCGGCTACCCCATCGCCAACAGCCAGGTGTTAATCCTCGACGAAAACCTGCAACCGGTGGATGAACAGGTCACGGGCGATTTGTACATTGCCGGTCCAGGCGTCAGCCTCGGCTATTGGAATGCACCGCCGCAACCCGACAGTCCATTCGTTAGGCTGAGGCTGCCGAATGGACAGGTTCTCAAGGCTTACCGCAGCGGCGATTTGGCGAAATGGACGCAAGATGGCATCGAGCTCGGCGGGCGTCGGGATGATCAAGTCAAGATCCGTGGCTTTAGAGTCGAGCCTCAGGAGATTGAGCAGTGCCTGCGCAACAGTCGATTGTTTCGCCAAGTGGCAGTGGTGATCGATCCGACGCACAGAGTCATAGGTTTTGCCGCCCAGCCCGAACCCGGCGCTACGCTGCAGAGCCTGAAGGAACATGCCCGGCAGTGGTTGCCTGTACATATGCAGCCGGTCGCCTGGAGCGAGTTGGCCTGTATGCCCGGTACGAGTAACGGCAAGGTCGATCGGAAGGCATTATTGGCCCTGCCAATATCCACGCTGGCCGGGGCGACTCGCAACCCTGTACAAACACCTCTGCAGGAACAGTTGGTGGACTTATGGGCAGAGTTGTTGGCCTTATCCGCAGGCGAAATTTCGATCGATGACAGTTTCTTCAACCTCGGCGGCCACTCCATCCTGTTGTCGAGCCTATTGTTGCGCCTGCGTGAGCAGTTTGGTCGTAGCTTCTGCCTGAGCCCCTTTTTCGAGACACCGACCATCCGCACGTTGGCCGCACTGATGGACGGCGGGGCGCTGCCTGATACCCCTACCCACCGGATGGAAAAAGATGCAGCAAGAATGCTGGGGATCGAGGTGCTGCCTGATACCCGCATGGGTGACCCACGCAAAGCGATCGTCACCGGGGCGAACAGTTTTGTCGGGGTACATATCGTCCAAGCGCTACTGGCCGGCGGGGCGCTGGAAGTAGCGTGTCTGGTGCGGGAACTGCCCGGGCATTCAGCGGCGGCGCGATTCACCCAGGCACTGCGGGAATACCGCCTGGAACATTTGGACCTGAGCCGAGTGCGGGTGTATGCCGCTGACATGCGCGAACCCCGCCTGGGCTTGGCCGGCAATGTGTATGACTATCTTGCCCGTCATTATGGTGTGCTGGTGCATAACGCCGCACAGGTCAATCATGTACTGGATTATGCGTCACTCGCCAGAGACAACGTCGAGCCGGTGTTTGAGTGCCTGCGCCTCTGCGAGACCCACTGTAAGAAGGTCCTTAACTTCATCTCGACGCTGTCGGCCTGCAGCAGCGTGGACGCCGATGGGCACGTCCTTGAATCGCCCGCCGGGCGCGCGCAGCCGCTGTATGTGAAAAATGGCTACAACCTCTCGAAATGGGTAGCTGAGCGATTGTTGGGAAGGGCCGTCGAACAAGGGGCCTGGGTCAATATTCATCGGCCGGGAAATATCAGTTTCAACAGCCAGAACGGAGTCTGCCAACCTCAGAAGAACCGCCTGATGCTGATGCTCAAGGGGTCTCTGCAATTGGGGCTGGTCCCCCGGTTGGAGGTGAACTTCGATCTGATGCCGGTGGATTTCCTGGCCGGCTTCATAGCCTTCCACAGCGCCCAATTTGCCTTTGGGCGAAACGTGTTCAACCTGCACAACCCACAGCCCTTGAGCTGGGATAAGTACCTCGACGCATTCAGCCAGGCCGGGCACGCCTTCGACCGGGTAAGCGTTGAAGACTGGCAGCAGGCGCTGCGAACGGTTGGCCGTGATAACGCGTTGTTCGGTGTGCTGGGTTTCTACCTGGACGAACTGGACGAAGACATCGGCGATACGTCGATGATCCGTTACGACAATGCCCGATGGGGTCTGGAAAGAATGGGTATGGACTATCCGTCAAAGAGCCCGGCGCTGTTACGCAAAGGCTGTGATTACCTCAGGGCCATCAGCTTCCTCTGA
- a CDS encoding diiron oxygenase, giving the protein MNAVNYQSFADDWERRATIRTRPRRVLENDGKLIFPLCRQPLVLSATFLEHCPQWRNFVLTQSFYKFVNDVVIFETEIVDKTARSIAKNRFSLPFPLACRYDAMTVVVDEDYHALVALDFLQQAVEMTGIEPLNLPGQIELSRALPAAQAKVPAHLHDAVELIVVAIAENTVTHDVAAFSKDASVKSSVRGLMADHLFDEGRHARFWAQLVRIYWQSATPQDRDSIAQALPVFLARYLTNDLQQDFDLQLIEHLDISADTRLALRHEIHALDFPITHQHPLVANIMGLLRHSGVLQTPSVAQALSAYLPVPGRLACGV; this is encoded by the coding sequence ATGAACGCCGTCAATTACCAATCCTTTGCCGATGATTGGGAGCGTCGCGCTACCATCCGCACACGCCCCCGACGCGTACTGGAAAACGACGGCAAACTCATCTTTCCCCTGTGCCGCCAACCGCTGGTGCTGAGTGCAACTTTCCTTGAACACTGCCCGCAGTGGCGCAACTTCGTGCTGACGCAAAGCTTCTATAAATTCGTCAATGATGTGGTGATCTTCGAAACCGAAATCGTCGACAAGACCGCTCGCAGCATCGCGAAAAACCGCTTCTCCCTGCCCTTCCCACTCGCTTGCCGCTACGACGCGATGACGGTCGTTGTGGACGAGGATTACCACGCGTTGGTCGCGCTGGATTTTCTTCAGCAAGCCGTGGAAATGACCGGGATCGAACCGCTCAATCTACCCGGGCAAATTGAATTGAGCCGCGCGCTACCGGCAGCGCAGGCAAAGGTGCCGGCGCACTTGCACGATGCCGTTGAATTAATCGTCGTGGCCATTGCTGAAAATACCGTTACCCATGATGTGGCAGCGTTCTCAAAAGACGCCAGCGTCAAATCGTCTGTGCGCGGCCTGATGGCCGATCACCTGTTCGATGAGGGCCGTCATGCGCGGTTCTGGGCTCAGTTGGTGCGTATTTACTGGCAGTCGGCAACCCCGCAAGATCGCGACAGCATCGCTCAAGCGCTGCCTGTTTTCCTGGCGCGCTACCTGACCAACGATCTGCAACAAGACTTCGACCTGCAACTGATCGAACACCTGGACATCAGTGCCGATACTCGTCTTGCGCTACGTCATGAAATCCATGCGCTGGATTTTCCCATCACCCACCAACATCCACTGGTGGCCAATATCATGGGGTTGCTGCGCCACAGCGGTGTACTGCAAACGCCCAGCGTCGCCCAGGCATTGAGCGCCTACCTGCCGGTACCAGGGAGGTTGGCATGCGGCGTTTAA
- a CDS encoding DUF3050 domain-containing protein, giving the protein MHQHFIEQRKQKLFGHPLFIEITSLAKLRYFMEHHVFAVWDFMTLTKRLQQDLTCTQIPWLPPADPHAARLINEIVLGEESDEHPTRGHCSHFELYLDAMTEVGANTAAITRLIDLQHQGVEASAALQMIDAPRGVVQFVDSTLQIALSAPTHCVAAAFLHGRESVIPSMFEGLMHSNAFIERETPTFFHYLNRHIEVDSHDHGPAAEQLLQRLIGTDPLRQKQADNTALGAVERRIMFWDSVLATLQEVRP; this is encoded by the coding sequence ATGCATCAACATTTTATCGAACAAAGAAAACAAAAACTTTTCGGCCATCCGTTATTTATAGAAATAACCTCACTCGCCAAGTTGCGATACTTTATGGAGCACCATGTATTCGCCGTTTGGGACTTCATGACTCTGACCAAGCGCCTGCAACAAGACCTGACGTGCACTCAAATCCCCTGGCTCCCTCCCGCAGACCCCCACGCTGCCCGCTTGATCAATGAAATTGTGCTGGGCGAGGAATCGGATGAGCATCCAACACGCGGCCATTGCAGTCATTTCGAGCTTTACCTGGACGCCATGACAGAGGTAGGCGCCAACACCGCCGCCATCACACGCCTCATTGATCTGCAGCATCAGGGCGTGGAAGCCAGCGCGGCTTTGCAGATGATCGATGCGCCGCGTGGCGTGGTGCAATTTGTCGACAGCACATTGCAAATCGCGCTCAGTGCGCCCACCCACTGTGTGGCGGCGGCCTTCCTGCATGGACGCGAGAGTGTCATTCCCTCGATGTTTGAAGGCTTGATGCACAGCAACGCGTTCATTGAGCGTGAAACACCTACCTTCTTCCACTACCTCAACCGCCATATCGAAGTGGACAGCCACGACCATGGGCCAGCGGCAGAACAGTTGCTCCAGCGTTTGATCGGCACAGATCCGCTTCGCCAGAAACAAGCCGATAACACCGCCCTTGGCGCCGTGGAGCGCCGTATTATGTTCTGGGACAGTGTGCTGGCTACGCTGCAAGAGGTTCGCCCATGA
- a CDS encoding GntR family transcriptional regulator, with translation MTQKPNPLSSIKISGPIPAHLARAVIEETLRNAILDGRLPCGTAMRQQELASLFGVSRMPVREALRQLEAQSLLHVVTHKGAVVAPLIEDNSAETYALRMLLESEALRLSIPLLSDADLAEAEACINALECEKDYREIGRLNRLFHMVLYGKAPNQRLLDLVEHGLNEEERFLRFNLEAMGLGETSQEDHRELLSLVAQKKIDESILTLRNHLMRGMEVIANYLKGLESADKKVAQ, from the coding sequence GTGACGCAGAAGCCGAACCCTTTAAGCAGCATCAAAATAAGCGGGCCTATTCCCGCCCATCTTGCTCGCGCCGTCATTGAAGAAACGTTGCGCAACGCCATCCTCGATGGGCGATTACCCTGTGGCACCGCGATGCGCCAGCAGGAACTGGCGAGTCTGTTCGGCGTCAGCCGTATGCCCGTGCGCGAAGCCTTGCGCCAACTGGAGGCGCAATCCCTGCTGCATGTGGTGACCCACAAGGGGGCCGTGGTGGCGCCGTTGATCGAGGACAATTCGGCTGAGACCTATGCACTGCGCATGTTGCTCGAATCTGAAGCCCTGCGCTTGTCGATCCCGTTGCTCAGTGACGCCGACCTTGCCGAGGCCGAGGCCTGTATCAATGCGCTGGAATGTGAGAAAGACTACAGAGAGATTGGCCGCCTCAATCGCCTGTTTCACATGGTCTTGTACGGCAAGGCCCCCAATCAGCGACTGCTCGATCTGGTGGAGCACGGGCTGAATGAAGAGGAACGCTTTCTGCGCTTCAATCTTGAAGCGATGGGATTGGGCGAAACGTCTCAGGAGGATCACCGTGAACTGTTGAGCCTGGTGGCGCAGAAAAAGATCGACGAGAGCATTCTGACGCTGCGTAATCACTTGATGCGCGGTATGGAAGTGATCGCTAACTACCTCAAGGGTCTCGAAAGCGCCGACAAAAAAGTCGCGCAATAG
- the lapG gene encoding cysteine protease LapG, whose translation MLGGLRADWDFSQISRKATAVYGPLGEGQQRIDAWQRLLASQKQVSEPEQLKVVNLFFNKQMTYVEDIDLWHAVDYWETPVEALWKGAGDCEDYAIAKYFSLRHLGVSSDKLRITYVKALRQNRAHMVLTYYSTPDAIPLVLDSLMDEILPATRRTDLVPVYSFNAEGLYLPGAKGNKKIGDTKRLSRWQDVLKKMRAEGFPAEPAN comes from the coding sequence ATGCTTGGCGGGCTGCGTGCCGATTGGGATTTCTCTCAGATCAGCCGCAAGGCTACCGCCGTGTACGGGCCGCTCGGCGAAGGGCAGCAGCGTATCGACGCCTGGCAGCGGCTATTGGCGAGCCAAAAACAGGTCAGCGAGCCGGAGCAGCTCAAGGTCGTGAATTTGTTCTTCAACAAGCAAATGACCTACGTGGAAGACATCGACCTCTGGCACGCTGTCGATTATTGGGAGACGCCCGTCGAGGCCCTTTGGAAGGGGGCCGGTGACTGTGAAGACTACGCGATCGCAAAGTATTTCAGTTTGCGTCATCTGGGTGTGTCCAGCGACAAATTACGCATTACCTACGTCAAGGCTTTGCGGCAGAATCGCGCGCACATGGTTCTGACCTATTATTCGACGCCTGACGCTATCCCGCTGGTGCTCGACAGCCTGATGGACGAAATCCTGCCGGCTACCCGCCGCACCGATTTGGTCCCGGTGTATTCATTCAACGCCGAGGGCTTGTACTTGCCCGGCGCCAAGGGCAACAAGAAAATCGGTGATACCAAACGCTTGTCGCGCTGGCAGGATGTGTTGAAAAAAATGCGTGCGGAAGGCTTCCCAGCCGAGCCTGCCAACTAG